The Macrobrachium nipponense isolate FS-2020 chromosome 44, ASM1510439v2, whole genome shotgun sequence genome contains the following window.
TCTACATAACCCCACTCCAGAATACTCTGAATGAAAAGTAATGACAATAATTAGAATACCCACATGTCAACAAGTAAATGATCCATCAACTTACCCACTTCCCGAAATGGCCATGCAGTTCGACACTACTTGCAGTGGATACACCAGTGCTGCAGCAAGGAAACTGCACACGGAGAAAAATACATGTTAAAGACATGAAGTACAGGTTTCTAATGCATAAGACATTACCataaataacttttatatatatacatttcaatgACATAAGAgtaggaaaaaatatttcatgaatagAGAAATTTCTGAGATGTTTgtcaaattaatataattacGTAGTCTCTAACTGCAATACCACTGACAACATAGTGAATGATGACGATAACCAGACCAAAAAATCTGTAAGTGGCATGATTATGTACTTACATTCATTGATGCTGAGACATACTGCTTGAGATCTCTGTCTTCTACTAAGTAATTGTTGATTACGTGAGCTAGTGTTTTGCCAAGCCAAAGAGCCGTCAGATCACAAAGTAAACGTGGTATTAGACCACAGAAGAAGCCCAGGATCCCTTGCTCCCGATATATTATTCCAACTGCAGTGAAGACTCCCCTGTGGAAAACACACACCAGTTGAGGTGAAACATGCTACAACTGCAATCTTGTAATGACCACTGTACACTTAAGAGCAATATCAAAGTCCCAAATTAGGAAAGCAATATAATTCTTTTTCTGATATTGTATTTATCATCACATTTTCCCTTCTGAAGAGTTACTGTGAAATGATTCTGCGAGGCTCCTCTTAGAGGGAAAACGGCTATTTTATGTTTACCAATTCAAAAAATGTTTATCAAATTTATCTgaattttaacaaaacaaaatgtatGAACCTTCACcagctgtttttaaatttactacAACCCATGCAAATTACTTCTAACTAACTATGCAAGGTCAACTGCACAACCAATTAAAGTTTATCTTCTGAGACAACAAATTTTCAAACTATTCCAAGGATAGACATGTTGCGTCCCTTAAGGGGAATCCAaaagcaatttttaaaaatattgtacTATCATTTCAATGActtcaaatattaaaattcatagGAAAAACTCAAATATGTCTATGAAACTCAACATTGTAGCAACTGTAAATACTACAATGCTTCTCTTGTTTTACAGTGGCACATGTCAAGTGTGAATTAGCagtttaaataaatcataaactgtATAACTACctcaaatcaaatcaatcaattaTGCACTCCAATGATACTCCGGATATTGTGGCCCACTGCCAATCACACCAGATCCACTAACTGTGCCAAGATTATCTTGGTATTGCAAATTTATCACATCAAAATGTACATgaacattgtttgtttgtttctttgtatggtgctttttcgttgaatggaaccagtggttattcagcaacgggaccaacggctttacatgactttcgAACTACGTTGAGAGTTCactcatcaccagaaatacacatctctcactcctcgatggaatgcccaagaatcgaactcacggccactgaggtggtaggccaagactataccgatcacgccaccgaggcgcttatgAAAATTATGAGAGGAcgcagaaaaatgatattgttattttacaataaagttttgtacatacttacctgacagatatatacgattgatggccctcccagcctcccctcaggagacaggtggaagagaaaatatgactggaaagggggtggaaagggggattggttcatacacctgccacccagcggcgggtggggtagatcacctgacctacctgtcgcgtttgccgcgagtgttgaattctgtcgtgacgtcagagacgtaagctaagtatatatctgccaggtaagtatgtacaaaactttattgtaaaataacaatatcatttttgtacatgaactttcctgccagatatatacttagctgattgacacccttggtggaaggaaagagacagagctaacaaggaaaaaggggaaacaacatctgttgtaggatactaacaaaccttggttcttacctgattaggctgaagacttcatacgtactgtctattagtctgcaaagcctgaagagctacagcgagtgcgtgacctacagctgaaaagactctttgggtctaccgaagggatttgatatccgcttactcagtagaatccaagtcggatcatgtcaatggggattctccctcttaaatgacagagcctgaccactaccaatgcagggagctctagcacaaacagatcacctaaccattctaatgttagcaatacgaatagaaagagatgcctacccacatcctctttcaaacaaccataaaaacgcgaagcacttatcgtaagtaatcttgacgtctctaaggtagtggttcgcgaatactgaattgcatctccagaatgttgctttcatcagattctggagtgacatattcttgttgaaagccaaggacgtagcaatggctcttaccttgtggcgggatcacaaaaacaagtaacctccccacataaacttaacctgcctggctatcaaacccaccctcaatcacactttccacttaacactaaaaaacacagcaggacaattgccccaatacctacatacagaacaaaaaacacaaacaggtactcaccgctggcttctgatacctaggactaggctgtgctgtcgtccactggatataggctataggctagccaacacacaaccaccgccgacaaccaaacacaaatcaaccacccgagacccacaaccccacaaaaatgacaatttgtcgaaaattgcatttttcctaactatacaaacctgaggtcctttaacaataggaagtagctagcggcagctggaacggtcgtaagcttcgaacaaggggagaacggtagttaactgcttgtccgatcgtcgcgcagctggaggtaaacaaatcacttttgcttttggcccatgcaaaatacgcagagtgaggggtggcatgaggagggactatatgtaaaggacctcaggtttgtatagttaggaaaaatgcaattttcgacaaattgtcatttgttccgatacgtaatacaaaccctcggtcctttaacaataggaagactcacttcttggtgggaggaatctgagtctttttgatgaacagactggtgttcgtccatccctggaatgcctccctggtcgtaagagcgagggagggatccaagcctctgtccgattgatcggggtgtgcaccacaggatcaatggtcagacctctgggccgagtactaagagagaggcaagcgtatctctttgtaccagcattgtaagaactttttcctttacatgagcaaatgtaaagtaatgggtttgtctcatgtaggcatccacttcctcccccttgttggagaaagtggtggatatacactcctatctctagttaaagagataggatggagctctgttgaatagcttacctgcatctgactcccttccagcgtggtaacgaccgtatccctctgcccacaggtagaggtagagaaagatggtgaagagaagccagtcactctctcattcgcacattcattctcccagtcataccaggaatcgagctgttctgttctgcctgctcgggtgctgggtaagcttacacaacgtgttgagcagccaccacaggtcccaaggaaaagtatccaaggacttgtgggcaatatcccgaaggtagaaggacgtgaaggtggtctggttggcccagacacctgttccttcaggacctgcgccacggagaagttcttacggaacgctaaggagggtccgatacctctgacttcgtgggctctcggtcggagctacggatgtcgtcgctaccatcagcctcgtacgctctcctgatcacctcacgcagccagaaagaaagcgtgttcttggaacttctttcttggtaaccccagtgctaacgaagaggcgttctACTACTCAGGCCTGGatatgtcgagttctcttcagatagcgccgtagcgcctcacaggacaagcagcatctcatccgcatcgttagcggtgaagtccagaagggaggggatcgtgaaagactcgaacctgtcgtcagggatcgacggattctgagtcttagctacgaagttcgggacgaaatcgagcgtcacagatccccagcctctggtgtgtttaacatcataagaaaggccatgtagttcccctactctcttcgccgatgccagggccagcaagaagagggtctttcagggtcagatccctgtctgacgactctcggagtggctcgaagggtcttcgagtcaaactcctagtACGAgatcacatcccacgcagggggcctgagttccctggtgggcaagacctttcgaagctcctcattagcaaggagatctcgaacgaattcgagatgtccagtccccctGCAGTTTTAGGACGGAAAGAGCCAGGGCGGGCGTCTATATCCTTGAACTGtggggtactgagaggagcttctcggTCGGCGAAGAAACAACGAGGAAAtgtccgctacctgctgaagagtggctctgagaggagacagaccctgtctacgacaccaaccacagaagacggcccacttcccctggtacacagctgcagaggactgtcggacgtgtccagccagcTCTGTAGCTGCGCTacgcgaaaagcctctcgttcgcaagagatggtggataacagccagccgtgaagttgaagggactggactgcttggtggtaccgtctacgtgtggctgggctagaaggttgtgccaagtgggtagctctcttcggtgcgtccgcaagaagagccagcaggtccggataccaaaacggcttgaggccgtttgggagccaccaggatcaattctgagattgggagtgaccagcgctcaactgatcactttccgaatcagacagaagggaggaaaggcgtaagcgaagaggttgtcccaggggtgttggagagcgtccttctgcagctgcccatgggtccggcacagctgaaaagaaaactgaagttttctgttgtgccgggtggcgaacaggtctacgaccggtcgcccccacacaaggttgaagagcctttccgctacgtcttggttgtagagaccattcggtccctatcacctgatcccgacggctgagcttgtctgctctacattcctcttgcctggaatgtagcgtgctgacagctctatcgagtgagccgtggcccactcgtgcacctgcaccgtcaactgatggagcggaagagacactagccccccctgcttgttgacatatgccatactgtggtgttgtcgcacatcaacaccactgagtgtcccaccaagcggtcctgaactcttggagagcgttgaacgccgccttgagttccaggacattgatgtgaaggtgcttttcgtgatggtccccacacacctgcagtcagcaactcctccaggtgtgcgccccatccctcggtcgatgcgttctgagaacagaagcatctccggggggggagtgcgtatgggcactcctcttaagaggttcttgtcgtcgagccaccaggctaggtcctgcctcaccttgtccgtgatagccacgggaaagtaaggaggatccttggcctgagaccaactctcccttaggcctccactggagagaccgcaggtgaagacgcccgtgagggactaacttctcgagtgacgacagatggccgatcacgacttgccattgctgtgctgcctgttcctgccgagacaggaaccggccggctgcctccctgaatttgctgatacgcaagtctgcgggaaagacctgccctgctaccgaatgtctatcagcataccaggtacttcatcttctgcttgggtttcgagatcggacttctagtagtttatcacgatccccagattgcgacaaaacttgaggagtcgatctctgtcctgtagcaactgcgagcgggaagctcgccaggactagccaattgtcgagatacctcagcagacgtatcccgtgcgaatgggccaaGCCGACACCCAGAGtgaaacactcgcgtgaacacctgtggggcggttgagagaccgaaacaaagtgccctgaattggtacaccgtcccgtcgaagatgaagcggaggtactttctggaggactgatggatgggtatttgaaaatacgcgtccttcaagtcactgaaagcatgaaaatcgttcccccctgatcgagtcgagcaccgagcgttgCCGCTCCaacgtgaaccgcgtcgtgcgaacgaagcggttcaggggagagaggtctatcaccggacgccagccccagATGCCTTCCtcctccactaggaagaggcggctgtaaaagcccggtgactggtcctccacgatttctacagctcgtttcgccagcatggtcttgatctcctgtctaagagcgttgtcctttgctgatccccggacataggtctgtaggtgggaccggtttggagatgagggggggccgagactcgaagggttaagtagatatccctcccgaaggNNNNNNNNNNNNNNNNNNNNNNNNNNNNNNNNNNNNNNNNNNNNNNNNNNNNNNNNNNNNNNNNNNNNNNNNNNNNNNNNNNNNNNNNNNNNNNNNNNNNNNNNNNNNNNNNNNNNNNNNNNNNNNNNNNNNNNNNNNNNNNNNNNNNNNNNNNNNNNNNNNNNNNNNNNNNNNNNNNNNNNNNNNNNNNNNNNNNNNNNNNNNNNNNNNNNNNNNNNNNNNNNNNNNNNNNNNNNNNNNNNNNNNNNNNNNNNNNNNNNNNNNNNNNNNNNNNNNNNNNNNNNNNNNNNNNNNNNNNNNNNNNNNNNNNNNNNNNNNNNNNNNNNNNNNNNNNNNNNNNNNNNNNNNNNNNNNNNNNNNNNNNNNNNNNNNNNNNNNNNNNNNNNNNNNNNNNNNNNNNNNNNNNNNNNNNNNNNNNNNNNNNNNNNNNNNNNNNNNNNNNNNNNNNNNNNNNNNNNNNNNNNNNNNNNNNNNNNNNNNNNNNNNNNNNNNNNNNNNNNctcctcttctgttccccaagaagattattcaagatgtctcgagtgccctttcagctaaggctactcaggacatgttagcccaggtggccaggaaacctcgctctgtcttccaacccaggCCAAGAAAGAGTAtcctctgaggcaggagccctttcgaggaggacccgctgtcagaggttcttcaaccagaggaactagaccttttaagagaggtaaaaccttctctaggtcagtcagagggaagaaatagcgatcaaggactccagacatcagtgggtgccagactactgaaatttgccgacgtctgggcccacaaaggggcagacaa
Protein-coding sequences here:
- the LOC135203989 gene encoding mitochondrial carrier homolog 2-like, with product MSILGIHVSPQLVCVFHRGVFTAVGIIYREQGILGFFCGLIPRLLCDLTALWLGKTLAHVINNYLVEDRDLKQYVSASMNFLAAALVYPLQVVSNCMAISGSGLVAGSPPHMPVFDGWIDCYKHLRQIRGLSVWASLLWRTYTGPLLLDGVTSIPSVDMFTKS